One Brassica oleracea var. oleracea cultivar TO1000 chromosome C7, BOL, whole genome shotgun sequence genomic window carries:
- the LOC106304762 gene encoding probable xyloglucan endotransglucosylase/hydrolase protein 29 — protein sequence MRDLIYRQLKVMVMMMVIVSWRCVLGLENINPIFFDEGLSHLFGESNLIRSPDDRSVRLLLDKYTGSGFISSSMYQHGFFSSLIKLPGANTAGLVVAFYTSNGDVFVKNHDELDIEFLGNVEGKPWRFQTNMYGNGSTSRGREERYRLWFDPSKEFHRYSILWNPTKIIFWVDDVPIREIKRKEEMNGDYPQKPMSLYATIWDASSWATSGGKFSVDYTFSPFVSEFKDIALDGCNVSESLTTLTRDNYNNINCSASDQLLMTSDYSTISPKQAAAMRRFRERYMYYSYCYDTVRYAVPPPECVILTAEKDRFRDTGRLKFGGSHTKVHRARKKRRRNRSTPVVSAEL from the exons ATGAGAGATTTAATATATCGTCAACTAAAGGTGATGGTGATGATGATGGTGATCGTTTCTTGGAGATGTGTTTTGGGATTGGAGAACATTAACCCGATCTTCTTTGATGAAGGTCTTTCTCATTTATTTGGTGAATCTAATCTCATTCGATCTCCTGATGATCGCAGCGTTCGATTACTCCTCGACAAATACACCG GGTCAGGATTCATATCTTCAAGCATGTATCAACATGGATTTTTCAGTTCGTTGATAAAGTTGCCTGGAGCTAACACGGCCGGTCTTGTAGTCGCCTTCTAT ACATCAAACGGCGATGTGTTTGTGAAGAACCACGACGAATTAGACATAGAGTTTTTAGGGAACGTTGAAGGGAAGCCGTGGCGGTTTCAGACGAATATGTATGGAAACGGTAGCACAAGCCGTGGCCGCGAAGAACGTTACCGTCTTTGGTTTGATCCTTCCAAGGAGTTTCACCGTTATAGCATCCTTTGGAACCCTACCAAAATAAT ATTTTGGGTAGACGATGTGCCAATAAGAGAAATCAAAAGAAAAGAAGAAATGAATGGAGACTACCCACAAAAGCCAATGTCTCTCTACGCAACCATTTGGGACGCCTCAAGCTGGGCAACTTCCGGCGGTAAATTCAGCGTTGACTACACATTCTCACCTTTCGTCTCCGAGTTCAAAGACATTGCTCTCGATGGTTGTAATGTCTCCGAGTCACTGACCACTCTGACCAGAGATAACTACAACAATATCAATTGTTCTGCCTCTGACCAACTTCTCATGACCAGCGATTACTCAACCATTAGTCCTAAACAAGCAGCTGCAATGCGACGGTTCCGAGAACGTTACATGTATTATTCGTATTGTTATGATACCGTACGATACGCGGTGCCTCCGCCGGAATGTGTGATTTTGACAGCTGAGAAGGACCGGTTTAGGGATACAGGACGGTTGAAGTTCGGTGGTAGTCATACTAAAGTGCATAGAGCACGTAAAAAAAGGAGGCGGAACCGGTCCACGCCGGTGGTATCGGCTGAACTATAG
- the LOC106304898 gene encoding uncharacterized protein LOC106304898 yields the protein MSELQESEVIFSDEYYTRNNNKSSNDESNKTKTTAMEKKSSPVRIPSRSIFRRTEEEEEEEEGEMTPPHIIIGKRRMEAQMAFSFFTLKGRELSRHRNSVLRMTGFLEV from the coding sequence ATGTCAGAACTTCAAGAATCAGAGGTTATATTTTCCGATGAATATTATACTAGGAACAACAACAAGAGTAGCAACGACGAAAGCAACAAAACAAAGACGACGGCGATGGAGAAAAAGTCATCTCCGGTGAGAATTCCGTCGAGAAGTATATTCCGGCGTACGGAGGAGGAGGAGGAAGAAGAGGAGGGAGAGATGACTCCGCCACATATAATCATCGGAAAACGAAGAATGGAGGCACAAATGGCGTTTTCCTTTTTTACCCTCAAAGGAAGAGAGTTGAGTCGTCACCGTAACTCCGTTCTTAGAATGACCGGTTTTTTGGAAGTCTAA